Within the Arachis duranensis cultivar V14167 chromosome 10, aradu.V14167.gnm2.J7QH, whole genome shotgun sequence genome, the region ATCCAAGACAAGATCATGGCAGGAGCTGATGGCTGATGGTCCTCCGCGATGCCAACCTCTCTGCCCGTGCAAAATCTCTTGGCTAACCTATCCATGACGGGTTCCTGCACCGTGTGTAGGAAAGAGTCGTCCAGCAAAATCTCATCAAGGAAGACATCATCCTCATGCTGGGTCCCGGATGGACCTCCCTCATGCCAATCGGGTCGTGATGTATCCCACGCTGGCTGAGATGGATGCTTGCTGGATCCAGATGAATGCCACACTCCATGCCACAAGGGAGGGGGAGGAGGTGTATGAGTCGGTGTTATAAGTGGAAAGACTCCGTGAAATGGTGCATCTCCACCGTCCTCGTGATAGTCGAACTCCGCCTCCTCCTCCGAGTCTGCCTCTCCCCTAGCCCGTCGAGGCCTGACCTTCTCCCTCCGGACGGGCTCCCTCTCTCGCACGTCTATCTCCTCCGATCTCGCACGCCCCTCGGAAGGGTCAAATCGTCCCGCGGCTGACTGGCAGTGGGCTGGACATCAGGAGGCAACTCCACCAACCTGGGATCCTCCAAAACCTCCTACCCAGATAGATGCCTCACACGGCAAGCCCCACGCCACCAGTCGTAGTACTCACCGATCGGCCTAGTGTTGCCTGTGTAGTGCACTGTAATCCTGCGACTAGGCTCAAACCTCTGCCTCCAACCATCGTACCACTGCTGCAGTCGCTCCGGCCACCAAACATCCTCACCGTGACCAGTGGTGGTCAGATACCTGAAGTTAAAcacattaaataaataaaatagtttcAATATCagaacaacaaacaacaaccaACGTATAACTTTGAATAATCTAACCAACTTCATACCTGTCAAGATTCACTGGAATCCCCGCACAGGCTGCTCCCCATTGAATTTCCGTTTCACCCGATCTACGTGGTGAAACCGGACAATGTTGAAGCATACTATAGGAACGGTCGACAACCGAGTACCCCACTCTACCTCCTCACAGAACCAAAGTGGGCACAGGTCCTGTAGTGCAGGGTCGTCGTACACTCTCCAtgcaaactaaataaaaaatgtttaacaaaataacaagctttAAACCATAGCAAGTAGAAGGAAATATCACGCAATATTTAATTTCATGACTTACCTCATCAAAGCGTAATCGATCGATGGATACCCTATACTGCAAGACCCTGGTCTGGTGCTAGTCCCTACTCTGCTGCTACAAGCCAACCAATCTGAAAGTAACAAAGACATATACAACTCCTTAAGTTACAAACAATGCGGATTAACAGCAAAGCTTAACatgaaacaaaaaagaaatatttggaTACCTGGCAGCTAGCGAGTACTGGTAGACTCTTCTACCTGGTAGACACCACTGGGAAAATCTCTGGTAAATCCAACTCATCAGCAGCAGAGTGTAATCGGCAATATCCGTGACTCCCCGCTGTGCCGCTAAATGGAGTGACTGGTAAGTCCAAGCCAGCACAGCAGAGCCCGATGATAGCGCCCTGCTCTCCTTGAAGTCCCGCAGAAGTGGTAGCCACCATACGTGCACCAGGTTGTTGGACTTGTCTGTCAACAGATACCCTCCAATCAGTAACATAATGTAGCATCGCGCATACTATCGGAGGGTCTCAGGATCGTCGGTGGGGGGCATCTATCGTACACGATCATGCAACCAGACCAGCTTCAGCGTGAACGACTCCTTCTTCTGCTCCGCCTGCTGTGCCGCCACCGGTGGCCTGGCACCAATTAGCTGCTCCACCATCACCCACGTCTCAGTGCCGTACCACCGACCGAAGTCACGAAGGCACCCTTCAATGGGGTTCCCGTGTGCACGCAGGCCGAGGTGGTACGCCACGTCCTGCAGGGTGATAGTGACCTCACCCCACGGAAGATGAAACGTGTGCGTCTCTGGACGCCATCGCTCCACGAGTACCGAAATCAGGAAATTGTCAAATGTTAAGTCCCTGAGCGGCACCGTGTCACCGAATCCGGCCTCAACCAGATACAGGACGATGGCGTCGGGTGGAGGAAGCGTATGGCTGACTCGCCGGGGCAATAAAAGGCGAGGCCTCTgcgaaatgaaaaagaaatttttaatcGATACATACATAAT harbors:
- the LOC107469848 gene encoding protein MAIN-LIKE 1-like gives rise to the protein MACQADNDGDINRLNETSHYAGAANFERPRLLLPRRVSHTLPPPDAIVLYLVEAGFGDTVPLRDLTFDNFLISVLVERWRPETHTFHLPWGEVTITLQDVAYHLGLRAHGNPIEGCLRDFGRWYGTETWVMVEQLIGARPPVAAQQAEQKKESFTLKLVWLHDRVR